Proteins from one Streptomyces sp. NBC_00289 genomic window:
- a CDS encoding sugar ABC transporter permease, which produces MRNAADSTQSRPAAPTDRTGRPHPGKAVISAMEGWAAVFRRKLSAGELGSLPVVLVLAVVWIIFQALNDNFLSPRNLSNLSVDIVGTGLIAVGIVFVLLLGELDLSVGSISGLAAAVFAVLNVNNGVPEWLALIVAVLTGTAAGTLQGFSFAKTRVPAFVVTLAGLLTWNGIMLSILGTSGTINLDEDGLVARLTSYYFTNDAAAYALAGVAAGLVFLVSYQDRRRRRAVGMPHRTLRGIGVRTGVLAVIAFAAAHMLNRFQGLPLALLIFLVIVAALDIVLRRTHYGRQVYALGGGVEAARRASLSVTRVQTAVLAVSATMAALGGLFLASRITSVSQNSGSGVLLLNAIAAAVIGGASLFGGRGTTWNAVLGILVIQSIASGMSITDTPAALQFVITGGVLFAAVVIDSLSRRSQEAHGRA; this is translated from the coding sequence ATGCGCAACGCGGCGGACAGCACCCAGTCCCGACCCGCCGCGCCCACCGACCGGACGGGACGGCCGCACCCCGGCAAGGCCGTCATCAGTGCGATGGAGGGCTGGGCCGCCGTCTTCCGGCGCAAGCTGAGCGCCGGTGAACTGGGCTCACTGCCGGTCGTCCTCGTTCTCGCCGTCGTCTGGATCATCTTCCAGGCCCTCAACGACAACTTCCTCTCCCCACGGAACCTGTCCAACCTCAGCGTGGACATCGTGGGCACCGGGCTGATCGCGGTCGGCATCGTCTTCGTCCTCCTCCTCGGTGAACTCGACCTGTCGGTCGGCTCCATCAGCGGTCTCGCGGCAGCGGTCTTCGCCGTGCTGAACGTGAACAACGGTGTGCCGGAATGGCTGGCCCTCATCGTGGCGGTGCTCACGGGCACCGCCGCGGGCACCCTCCAGGGCTTCTCCTTCGCCAAGACCCGCGTGCCGGCGTTCGTCGTCACCCTCGCGGGACTGCTGACCTGGAACGGCATCATGCTGTCCATCCTCGGGACCAGCGGCACGATCAACCTCGACGAGGACGGCCTCGTGGCCAGACTGACCAGCTACTACTTCACCAACGACGCCGCCGCCTACGCGCTGGCGGGAGTCGCCGCGGGCCTCGTCTTCCTGGTGTCCTACCAGGACAGACGACGCCGCAGGGCCGTCGGCATGCCACACCGCACACTGCGCGGAATCGGCGTCCGCACCGGAGTCCTCGCGGTGATCGCGTTCGCCGCCGCGCACATGCTCAACCGGTTCCAGGGCCTGCCGCTCGCCCTCCTCATCTTCCTCGTGATCGTGGCCGCCCTCGACATCGTCCTGCGCCGCACCCACTACGGACGGCAGGTGTACGCGCTGGGCGGTGGCGTCGAGGCGGCCCGCCGTGCCAGCCTCAGCGTCACCCGGGTGCAGACCGCCGTGCTCGCGGTCTCGGCCACCATGGCCGCGCTCGGCGGGCTGTTCCTGGCCTCGCGCATCACCTCGGTGAGCCAGAACTCCGGCTCCGGCGTCCTGCTGCTCAACGCCATCGCCGCGGCCGTCATCGGTGGCGCCAGTCTCTTCGGCGGACGCGGGACGACCTGGAACGCGGTGCTCGGCATCCTGGTCATCCAGTCGATCGCCTCCGGCATGTCGATCACGGACACCCCCGCCGCCCTCCAGTTCGTCATCACGGGCGGAGTGCTCTTCGCCGCCGTGGTCATCGACTCGCTTTCGCGACGCTCACAGGAGGCACACGGGCGGGCCTGA
- a CDS encoding ATP-binding cassette domain-containing protein, producing the protein MFSVPNLPLLVLHGVCKRYGVVDVLTDIELEIRTGQVVALLGDNGAGKSTLVKAISGVAPADKGVIEWEGRTVQIRRPHDARDLGIATVYQDLALCGNIDVVGNLFLGREIRRFGFLDEVEMERRSRHLLERLTRGIPDLRAPVVSLSSGQRQTVAIARSLLGNPRVLLLDEPTAALGFEQTTEVLDLVDELRDRGMGVLLISHNMGDVKALADQAAVLRLGRNNGFFDVNTASQEQIISSITGATENVPRRTVHREAGW; encoded by the coding sequence ATGTTCTCCGTGCCGAATCTCCCCTTGCTGGTGCTGCACGGCGTGTGCAAGCGCTACGGCGTCGTCGACGTCCTCACGGACATCGAGCTGGAGATTCGCACCGGCCAGGTTGTCGCTCTGCTGGGCGACAACGGCGCCGGCAAGTCCACCCTCGTCAAGGCGATCTCCGGAGTCGCCCCCGCGGACAAGGGCGTCATCGAGTGGGAGGGCCGGACGGTCCAGATCAGGCGCCCCCACGACGCCCGGGACCTCGGCATCGCCACGGTCTACCAGGACCTCGCACTGTGCGGGAACATCGACGTCGTCGGCAATCTGTTCCTCGGACGCGAGATCCGCAGGTTCGGGTTCCTCGACGAGGTCGAGATGGAGCGCCGCAGCAGACACCTGCTCGAACGCCTGACCAGGGGTATTCCGGATCTGCGTGCTCCCGTCGTCTCCCTGTCCAGCGGTCAGCGGCAGACGGTCGCCATCGCTCGCTCACTGCTGGGGAACCCGCGAGTCCTCCTCCTGGACGAACCGACCGCGGCCCTGGGGTTCGAGCAGACCACCGAGGTGCTGGACCTCGTCGACGAACTGCGTGACCGCGGTATGGGGGTCCTGCTCATCAGCCACAACATGGGCGACGTCAAGGCCCTCGCGGATCAGGCCGCCGTACTGCGACTCGGCCGCAACAACGGCTTCTTCGACGTGAACACCGCGTCGCAGGAACAGATCATCTCCTCCATCACCGGCGCCACCGAGAACGTGCCCCGCCGGACGGTCCACCGAGAGGCGGGATGGTGA
- a CDS encoding substrate-binding domain-containing protein, producing the protein MKACTREAAIAMTAVSTAVALAACGADAGNDADGKKAPSIGLLLPDATTARWETQDRPLLEKKIAELCAACTVEHANAKNDVAIQQEQMDSMITKGVDAIVLVAVDARSLGTTVGRAAEADIPVIAYDRLAEGPIAGYVSFDGEEVGRLQGRALLAAMEAQVRGDQIVMMNGDPSDPNAVSFKKGALSVLQGKVKIGKEYDTLQWRTETANMNMSGAIAALGIGDIDGVYAANDGLAAGSITALKANKVDPLPPVTGQDAELGAVRRIVGGDQYMTVYKPFRPEASAGAALAVAAARGESLAELAPDKVRTRDGEDAPAVMLRPVSVTLDNIDDTLVKDGVYTVQQICTPRLGAACNEAGLT; encoded by the coding sequence ATGAAGGCCTGCACACGCGAGGCGGCCATCGCCATGACCGCCGTCTCCACGGCCGTCGCCCTCGCGGCCTGCGGGGCCGACGCGGGGAACGACGCCGACGGGAAGAAGGCGCCGAGTATCGGACTCCTGTTGCCGGACGCCACCACGGCGCGATGGGAGACGCAGGACAGGCCCCTGCTCGAGAAGAAGATCGCCGAGTTGTGCGCCGCCTGCACGGTCGAGCACGCCAACGCCAAGAACGACGTGGCCATCCAGCAGGAACAGATGGACTCGATGATCACCAAGGGCGTCGACGCCATCGTGCTCGTGGCCGTGGACGCCCGATCGCTCGGCACCACGGTCGGCAGGGCCGCCGAAGCGGACATCCCGGTCATCGCCTACGACCGTCTGGCCGAGGGCCCGATCGCGGGCTATGTCTCCTTCGACGGTGAGGAGGTCGGCAGGCTCCAGGGCCGGGCGCTCCTCGCCGCCATGGAGGCCCAGGTCCGCGGCGACCAGATCGTCATGATGAACGGCGATCCCAGCGACCCCAACGCGGTGTCGTTCAAGAAGGGCGCGCTGTCCGTGCTGCAGGGGAAGGTCAAGATCGGCAAGGAGTACGACACTCTGCAATGGAGGACGGAGACCGCGAACATGAACATGTCCGGCGCCATCGCGGCTCTCGGCATCGGCGACATCGACGGGGTCTACGCCGCCAACGACGGCCTCGCCGCCGGCAGCATCACCGCCCTCAAGGCCAACAAGGTCGACCCGCTGCCCCCCGTCACCGGGCAGGACGCCGAACTCGGAGCGGTACGGCGCATCGTCGGCGGCGATCAGTACATGACCGTCTACAAGCCCTTCAGGCCCGAGGCGTCGGCCGGCGCCGCCCTGGCGGTGGCCGCGGCCCGTGGTGAAAGCCTCGCCGAGCTCGCCCCGGACAAGGTGCGGACCCGCGATGGCGAGGACGCACCGGCCGTCATGCTCAGGCCCGTGTCCGTGACCCTCGACAACATCGACGACACCCTGGTGAAGGACGGCGTGTACACGGTCCAACAGATCTGCACCCCCCGGCTCGGGGCCGCCTGCAACGAGGCCGGGCTGACCTGA
- a CDS encoding SpoIIE family protein phosphatase, with protein sequence MPHDGRARAGDTELRAIEADTAGADAPPPMPRAALRDRALMFAGAELLAVYVSDAGDEELRLVETAGRTTAPDCVPERLPVSGGSSAARAFRADRPLWLTPAPSSSSSEGGLTPVRAETSLGALPLTSDGRRLGCLIVMGASTDGFETGQRRFLERYADAVAGMLKAGAGRPVPAPLLSPALRSLRVGSFVLERDTGVIEADEKLLELVGITPDDFDGKADTLLAHAFPEDMHALMSIVESTGQDYGRRELEFRIRRPTGEMRWLSLSCRVTPCTAERPEQVLGVVTATSVLSRSADDVSRIQWLTAALDAAETVRDVGQVAVTALREPLGADRVALAELQDNRLMVTVLDPPQPVVWPQVWRSQWRSEWPDAPVTALPSLRTALQDGRMDLWPAGSPLEPGLAGIGSGGLAVLPLPAEGRVAGVCLVGWDRPHEFVPEERTLLTATAALIGQALKRAHAYDAEQELATMLQRSLLPRRLPELPGCTAVARYLPARRGLQVGGDWYDVIALSEEKVALVIGDVQGHSAGAATIMGQMRTAVRAYAVEGHPPDVVVSHANRLLVGMETDLFATCCYVELDLEEGNTLFVRAGHLSPLVRHADGRTEEVQVEGGLPLGVLAEADFPMTALTLSPGTVLALITDGLVEASDLPLDEGMRRTLTSLAAADPADPGHMADELLGDVGRREDDVALLLLRYDGMKTRPTRADWVVWRLPDAVMHARRFTARTLRRWKAGEAADEVLLVVSELVTNALVHTQGPVRVDLTLRGDRVRVSVSDSSPRTPAKPVIVDWEATGGRGLLLVEAMSESFGSMPVAGGKQVWSEIAVPRHASAPTGPEPAASPRALP encoded by the coding sequence ATGCCTCATGACGGCCGTGCCCGAGCCGGGGACACCGAACTGCGGGCAATCGAGGCCGACACCGCGGGCGCCGACGCTCCGCCTCCGATGCCGCGAGCCGCCCTGCGCGATCGGGCCCTGATGTTCGCCGGAGCCGAGCTGCTCGCCGTCTACGTGTCCGATGCCGGAGACGAAGAGCTGCGCCTGGTGGAAACGGCCGGACGCACCACCGCCCCCGACTGTGTGCCGGAACGCCTGCCCGTGTCCGGTGGCTCGTCCGCCGCGCGGGCCTTCCGCGCCGACCGACCCCTGTGGCTCACTCCCGCCCCCTCCTCCTCCTCCTCCGAAGGAGGACTGACTCCCGTGCGAGCGGAGACGTCTCTCGGTGCTCTGCCGCTGACCTCGGACGGCAGGCGACTGGGCTGCCTGATCGTCATGGGCGCGTCCACGGACGGCTTCGAAACCGGGCAACGGCGCTTTCTCGAGCGGTACGCCGACGCGGTCGCCGGCATGCTGAAGGCCGGGGCCGGTCGCCCCGTGCCCGCGCCCCTGCTGAGTCCCGCCCTGCGGAGTCTGCGCGTGGGTTCCTTCGTCCTGGAGCGCGACACCGGCGTCATCGAAGCGGACGAGAAACTGCTCGAGCTGGTCGGCATCACACCGGACGACTTCGACGGCAAGGCCGACACCCTGCTCGCGCACGCCTTCCCGGAGGACATGCACGCGCTGATGTCGATCGTGGAGTCGACCGGCCAGGACTACGGCCGGCGGGAACTGGAGTTCCGCATCCGGCGCCCGACGGGCGAAATGCGCTGGCTGAGCCTGAGCTGCCGGGTGACTCCGTGCACCGCCGAACGGCCTGAGCAGGTACTGGGCGTGGTGACGGCGACGTCGGTCCTGAGCCGTAGCGCCGATGACGTCTCCAGGATCCAGTGGCTGACCGCCGCGCTCGATGCCGCCGAGACGGTCCGTGACGTCGGGCAGGTGGCGGTCACCGCGCTGCGCGAGCCGCTGGGCGCCGACCGGGTGGCGCTGGCCGAGCTGCAGGACAACCGGCTCATGGTCACCGTGCTCGATCCGCCGCAGCCCGTCGTCTGGCCGCAGGTCTGGCGTTCGCAGTGGCGTTCGGAGTGGCCCGACGCACCGGTCACCGCCCTGCCCTCGCTGCGGACGGCCCTGCAGGACGGACGGATGGATCTGTGGCCCGCCGGTTCGCCTCTCGAACCCGGGCTCGCGGGCATCGGGAGCGGAGGGCTGGCCGTGCTGCCCCTTCCCGCCGAGGGCCGGGTCGCCGGCGTGTGCCTCGTCGGCTGGGACCGGCCGCACGAGTTCGTCCCCGAGGAACGGACCCTGCTGACCGCCACCGCCGCGCTGATCGGACAAGCCCTCAAGCGTGCGCACGCCTACGACGCGGAGCAGGAACTCGCGACGATGCTCCAGCGCAGTCTGCTGCCCCGACGCCTGCCCGAGCTGCCCGGCTGCACGGCCGTCGCACGGTACCTGCCCGCCAGGCGGGGGTTGCAGGTGGGCGGCGACTGGTACGACGTCATCGCCCTCTCCGAGGAAAAGGTCGCGCTGGTCATCGGCGACGTGCAGGGACACAGTGCCGGAGCCGCGACGATCATGGGGCAGATGCGTACCGCGGTCAGGGCCTACGCGGTGGAGGGCCACCCACCCGACGTGGTCGTCTCCCACGCCAACCGCCTCCTCGTCGGTATGGAGACCGATCTGTTCGCCACCTGCTGCTACGTCGAACTGGACCTGGAGGAGGGCAACACCCTGTTCGTCCGGGCCGGCCACCTCTCACCTCTCGTACGCCATGCCGACGGTCGAACCGAGGAGGTGCAGGTCGAGGGCGGACTCCCGCTGGGCGTCCTCGCAGAGGCGGACTTTCCGATGACCGCGCTCACGCTGTCCCCGGGCACGGTCCTCGCGTTGATCACCGACGGTCTGGTCGAAGCCTCCGACCTGCCCCTGGACGAGGGGATGCGCCGAACGCTCACCTCGCTCGCCGCGGCCGATCCGGCGGACCCCGGGCACATGGCCGACGAACTCCTCGGCGACGTCGGCCGCCGCGAGGACGACGTGGCGCTGTTGTTGCTGCGCTACGACGGCATGAAGACGCGGCCGACACGGGCCGACTGGGTGGTGTGGCGGCTGCCCGACGCCGTCATGCACGCCCGCCGTTTCACCGCGCGCACGCTGCGTCGGTGGAAGGCAGGGGAAGCAGCCGACGAGGTGCTCCTGGTCGTGTCCGAGCTGGTCACCAACGCGCTGGTGCACACCCAGGGCCCGGTCCGTGTCGACCTGACACTCCGCGGTGACCGGGTGCGGGTCAGCGTGAGCGACTCCTCGCCGCGGACGCCCGCCAAGCCGGTGATCGTGGACTGGGAGGCGACCGGCGGCCGCGGCCTGCTTCTGGTCGAGGCGATGTCGGAGTCCTTCGGCTCGATGCCCGTGGCCGGAGGCAAACAGGTGTGGAGCGAGATCGCCGTACCGCGGCACGCGTCGGCGCCGACCGGCCCCGAGCCCGCGGCATCCCCACGGGCCCTGCCGTGA
- a CDS encoding sugar ABC transporter substrate-binding protein: MSRRTRRTVAALVAGIMTISLAACAGDGEAKTDNFTVGLMLPSRALPRWEHSDKPLIERHLRKLCPHCTMEYANAENDAARQRQQMTSMITNGAKVLILDAADTRALRSSTREARREGVPVVAYDRLAEGPISGYVSFDGVQVGRLQGEALLKAMGAGAGGENVVMMNGDPTSPNAAAYRKGALSVIAGKTRIAKSYDTLDWDSANAHANMSAAMAALGPDRIGGVLAANDAIAAGVISALKSARVTKLPPVTGQDAELEAVQRIIKGEQYMTVYKPFEKEAAAAAAMAVALGRGGDARDVATTTTDSPTTENIPSVLLTPTAVTVDTIERTLVEDGVYTIAQLCPRLLRSACEEAGLTR; this comes from the coding sequence GTGAGCAGGCGTACCCGCCGCACCGTCGCGGCGCTCGTCGCGGGGATCATGACGATCTCCCTGGCCGCCTGCGCCGGAGACGGCGAAGCGAAGACGGACAACTTCACCGTCGGCCTGATGCTCCCCAGCCGGGCTCTCCCGCGCTGGGAGCACTCCGACAAGCCGCTCATCGAGCGGCACCTGAGGAAACTCTGTCCGCACTGCACGATGGAGTACGCCAACGCCGAGAACGACGCGGCGAGACAGCGGCAGCAAATGACCTCGATGATCACCAACGGCGCCAAGGTCCTGATCCTCGACGCCGCCGACACCAGGGCACTGCGTTCCTCGACCCGGGAGGCGCGGCGGGAGGGCGTCCCGGTCGTCGCCTACGACCGGCTCGCCGAGGGGCCGATCTCGGGCTATGTCAGTTTCGACGGCGTCCAGGTCGGCAGGCTCCAGGGCGAGGCGCTCCTGAAGGCCATGGGCGCGGGGGCGGGCGGCGAGAACGTCGTCATGATGAACGGCGATCCGACCAGCCCCAACGCGGCGGCGTACCGCAAGGGCGCCCTGTCCGTCATCGCGGGCAAGACGAGGATCGCCAAGTCGTACGACACCCTGGACTGGGACTCGGCCAACGCGCACGCCAACATGTCCGCCGCCATGGCGGCTCTGGGCCCGGACCGGATCGGCGGGGTTCTGGCGGCCAACGACGCGATCGCCGCGGGCGTCATCTCCGCCCTCAAGAGCGCCCGCGTCACGAAGCTTCCTCCGGTCACCGGCCAGGACGCCGAACTCGAAGCGGTTCAGCGCATCATCAAGGGCGAGCAGTACATGACGGTCTACAAGCCGTTCGAAAAGGAGGCCGCCGCGGCCGCCGCCATGGCCGTCGCCCTGGGACGGGGCGGGGACGCCCGAGACGTCGCCACCACGACCACCGACAGCCCCACCACCGAGAACATCCCGTCCGTCCTGCTCACACCGACAGCCGTGACGGTCGACACCATCGAGCGGACCCTGGTCGAGGACGGCGTCTACACCATCGCCCAGCTCTGCCCCCGGCTGCTCCGGTCCGCCTGCGAGGAGGCCGGGCTCACTCGTTGA
- a CDS encoding glycoside hydrolase family 76 protein, whose translation MRRHPSRRALVGSGLTAMAAMATMAAPSTANASVADGGNAEDAEHRSRALSRARAAYAALDKHLGATDGSGLVREQYPAASGDNPYSYEWPFSQVHIAALDLAAADKAYESELTARAKAQEHYWHAGGGTTGLPGYDSYPDAPYGSGGDMFYDDNEWVGLAKVQRHLQTGDTAALARAKEIFALVRSGWDTDTSHAAPGGVFWTQATWSHDRNTVSNMPGAQLGLRLHLITGESGYLDWAKRFYDWTNTHLQSPGGLYWDHLDLEGTIEKTIWSYNQGVPVGVNVLLHRATRERVYLRRAERIAEAAYAYYVTQGRLFSQPVFFNSIFFKNLLLLESVTGDDTYHRAMADYADQVWSTMRDPSTGLVHFDSSGGTQAIQQAALAQLYAVLAWPRALWPTLY comes from the coding sequence ATGCGCAGACACCCCTCCCGCCGAGCGCTGGTCGGATCCGGTCTGACGGCCATGGCCGCCATGGCCACGATGGCGGCACCGTCCACCGCGAACGCCTCGGTCGCGGACGGCGGCAACGCGGAAGACGCAGAACACCGGTCTCGCGCGCTGTCCCGCGCCAGAGCCGCCTACGCCGCCCTGGACAAACACCTCGGCGCGACGGACGGGTCCGGTCTGGTCCGTGAGCAGTATCCGGCGGCCTCGGGCGACAACCCGTACTCCTACGAGTGGCCCTTCTCCCAGGTGCACATCGCCGCTCTGGACCTCGCGGCGGCGGACAAGGCGTACGAGTCGGAGCTGACCGCCCGCGCGAAGGCCCAGGAGCACTACTGGCACGCCGGCGGAGGCACGACCGGGCTGCCCGGATACGACTCCTACCCCGACGCCCCGTACGGCTCGGGCGGCGACATGTTCTACGACGACAACGAGTGGGTCGGGCTGGCGAAGGTCCAGCGCCACCTGCAGACCGGGGACACCGCCGCGCTGGCACGCGCCAAGGAGATCTTCGCGCTCGTCAGGTCGGGCTGGGACACCGACACCTCGCATGCCGCGCCCGGCGGCGTCTTCTGGACCCAGGCGACCTGGAGCCACGACCGCAACACCGTCTCCAACATGCCGGGCGCCCAGCTCGGCCTGCGCCTTCACCTGATCACCGGCGAGAGCGGCTACCTGGACTGGGCGAAACGGTTCTACGACTGGACGAACACCCATCTGCAGAGCCCCGGCGGACTGTACTGGGACCATCTCGACCTCGAGGGCACGATCGAGAAGACCATCTGGTCGTACAACCAGGGCGTCCCGGTCGGCGTGAACGTCCTGCTGCACCGGGCGACCCGGGAACGCGTCTACCTGCGCCGGGCCGAGCGGATCGCGGAGGCCGCGTACGCCTACTACGTCACACAGGGGCGACTGTTCAGCCAGCCCGTGTTCTTCAACTCGATCTTCTTCAAGAACCTGCTGCTCCTCGAGTCGGTGACCGGAGACGACACATACCACCGCGCGATGGCCGACTACGCCGACCAGGTGTGGTCCACCATGCGCGATCCCTCGACCGGGCTCGTGCACTTCGACTCGTCCGGTGGCACACAGGCGATCCAGCAGGCGGCCTTGGCACAGCTCTACGCCGTGCTCGCGTGGCCCCGTGCCCTCTGGCCCACGCTCTACTGA
- a CDS encoding LacI family DNA-binding transcriptional regulator: MRDVAERAGVAIVTVSRVVNGIGTVREETAERVMAAINAIGYQRNEIARSLRPGQNSMTIGLLLGDLTNPFYASLAKAAVDVANRAGYAVLLSTADEDPEVERRAVGELIGRRVAGLIIVPDQGDHAFLDEVNAHDHVPIVFVDRPATGAESDVVLVDNEGGGAAATQHLIDHGHRRIAILVAPSYYTTGRRLRGYRKALRRSGIPVDEDLVVTLRRGTTDDASAAAHDLLTSERPPTAIFSTTGFLTEGVLRASQQLRLPVAVVGFDDFKLADMLPTPVTVVTSDTEELGRHAAHLLIDRINGEGAPFRRTVLPVRLIARGTGELRPQVPAQ, encoded by the coding sequence ATGCGCGATGTCGCAGAGCGGGCCGGAGTCGCCATCGTCACCGTCTCACGCGTCGTCAACGGAATCGGCACGGTCCGCGAGGAGACGGCCGAGCGGGTCATGGCCGCCATCAACGCCATCGGGTACCAGCGCAACGAGATCGCGCGATCGCTCCGCCCCGGGCAGAACTCCATGACCATCGGGCTGTTGCTCGGTGACCTGACCAATCCCTTCTACGCGTCCCTGGCGAAGGCGGCCGTCGACGTGGCGAACCGGGCCGGGTACGCGGTGCTGCTCAGCACCGCCGACGAGGATCCGGAGGTCGAGCGGCGCGCGGTGGGCGAACTCATCGGGCGGCGGGTCGCGGGACTCATCATCGTGCCCGACCAGGGTGACCACGCCTTTCTCGACGAGGTCAACGCCCACGACCACGTGCCCATCGTCTTCGTCGACCGACCGGCCACCGGCGCCGAGTCCGACGTCGTCCTGGTCGACAACGAGGGCGGGGGAGCGGCGGCGACACAGCACCTCATCGACCACGGTCACCGCCGGATCGCGATCCTGGTCGCGCCCTCGTACTACACCACCGGCCGCAGGCTGCGCGGCTACCGCAAGGCGTTGCGGCGCAGCGGCATCCCTGTCGACGAGGATCTGGTCGTCACCCTGCGGCGCGGCACCACGGACGACGCCTCCGCAGCCGCCCACGACCTGCTGACGTCGGAGCGACCGCCGACAGCGATCTTCTCGACCACGGGCTTCCTGACCGAGGGCGTCCTGCGGGCGAGCCAGCAACTTCGGCTGCCCGTCGCGGTGGTGGGGTTCGACGACTTCAAGCTGGCCGACATGCTCCCCACCCCGGTGACAGTGGTGACGTCGGACACCGAGGAGCTGGGCCGACACGCAGCCCACCTCCTCATCGACCGCATCAACGGCGAGGGTGCCCCGTTCCGCAGGACCGTGCTGCCGGTGCGGCTCATCGCCCGGGGAACGGGGGAGCTGCGCCCTCAGGTTCCGGCTCAGTAG
- a CDS encoding ABC transporter substrate-binding protein, which translates to MKRTVHAAGALLAAGGLLAVSACGGSSGKESGGKTTVTVMTWESSATNKLIDKALAAFHDPDITVKRIDTPNGNYGDKLASLTQAKKLPDLFWCGNDTELQYTGQGLLTDWSSKLSGSGDFTSGSFEPTAMKNWKTADGKIGGVPSLMNTYGIWYDIDAFKAAGVPLPAAGWTWDEMYAAADKLHKKGAKYGLVADAMTGVDAPFSLSLYSLSAGGAPFADSVNQPTKATVDAKYTEGVGKLVAGIKSGAVAPPGYDVSNQQSLFAAGQIPMLWSGQWLAAGFLTDKPKIKYGFAPLPQVDKPATLYDAVGICTPSYTQNADATFKVLSYLDSTVWTKVLPDSPVAVPAYSAAQNAYYDALSKAGLPTVASTVKADLNAPLTMGVRFTTQWASQSNDLITAYWPDILQGKKPLSDLQTMTDKINDVIKSNG; encoded by the coding sequence TTGAAGAGAACAGTGCACGCCGCCGGAGCGCTACTGGCGGCAGGCGGGCTGCTGGCCGTATCCGCCTGCGGCGGCTCCTCGGGGAAGGAGTCCGGCGGGAAGACCACGGTCACCGTGATGACCTGGGAGTCGAGCGCGACCAACAAGCTGATAGACAAGGCTCTGGCCGCCTTCCACGACCCCGACATCACGGTCAAGCGCATCGACACCCCCAACGGCAACTACGGGGACAAGCTCGCCTCCCTCACCCAGGCCAAGAAGCTGCCCGATCTCTTCTGGTGCGGCAACGACACCGAACTGCAGTACACCGGCCAGGGCCTGCTCACCGACTGGTCGTCCAAGCTGTCCGGCTCCGGTGACTTCACCTCCGGCAGCTTCGAGCCCACCGCCATGAAGAACTGGAAGACCGCCGACGGAAAGATCGGCGGAGTCCCCTCCCTGATGAACACCTACGGCATCTGGTACGACATCGACGCCTTCAAGGCCGCCGGAGTACCTCTGCCGGCCGCGGGCTGGACGTGGGACGAGATGTACGCGGCCGCCGACAAGCTGCACAAGAAGGGCGCCAAGTACGGCCTGGTCGCCGACGCCATGACCGGTGTGGACGCCCCCTTCAGCCTCAGTCTCTACTCCCTGTCCGCCGGCGGCGCCCCCTTCGCCGACAGTGTCAACCAGCCCACCAAGGCGACCGTCGACGCGAAGTACACCGAAGGCGTCGGCAAACTCGTGGCGGGCATCAAGAGCGGTGCCGTGGCGCCTCCCGGCTACGACGTCTCCAACCAGCAGTCGCTGTTCGCGGCGGGACAGATCCCGATGCTGTGGAGCGGTCAGTGGCTGGCCGCGGGCTTCCTCACGGACAAGCCGAAGATCAAGTACGGCTTCGCGCCCCTGCCCCAGGTCGACAAGCCGGCCACCCTGTACGACGCGGTGGGCATCTGCACCCCGTCGTACACCCAGAACGCGGACGCCACCTTCAAGGTGCTCTCGTACCTCGACTCCACCGTGTGGACCAAGGTGCTCCCGGACTCGCCGGTGGCCGTGCCGGCCTACTCCGCCGCCCAGAACGCGTACTACGACGCCCTGAGCAAGGCCGGACTGCCGACCGTGGCGTCCACGGTCAAGGCGGACCTGAACGCCCCGCTGACCATGGGCGTCCGCTTCACCACACAGTGGGCCAGCCAGTCCAACGACCTGATCACGGCGTACTGGCCGGACATCCTCCAGGGCAAGAAGCCGCTGTCCGATCTGCAGACCATGACGGACAAGATCAACGATGTGATCAAGAGCAACGGTTAG